In Carnobacteriaceae bacterium zg-84, the genomic window GATATGTTCTTTTTCGCTATAAATATTCATATCTTTAACAAGCTGATAAATAACCGTCAAGCCATTTGGAATATTGATGTCATCGTCCATTTCAATCACAAATTGTTCTTCATGGGATTGCACCGTTTGACGCATTACCTCATCGCTTTCAGCTACTTCTACACTTGCTGTTTCTAAGCGATGCGCTAAATTTCGATATGCCTGTTTTAATTTTTCAAGATTATTACTTGCCTCTTGGATAATATTTTCTGAGAAAGCAAGAGGATGTCTATAATGCGCACTTGCCAATAACAAACGTACCACCTGTGGATTAACTTGTTTTAACAAATCATGCGCCAACACAAAATTCCCCAAAGATTTACTCATTTTTTCGCCATCGAATGTTACAAATCCATTGTGTAACCAATAGTTCGCGAATGGTTTACCCGTTTTAGCTTCAGATTGTGCAATTTCATTTTCATGATGAGGGAAAATTAAATCGTGCCCACCGGCATGAATATCAATCGTATTTGATAAATATTTCGTCGCCATTACAGAGCATTCAATATGCCAACCCGGTCTACCTTCACCCCACGGTGACTGCCAACTAATTTCTCCTTGCTTAGCAGATTTCCATAAGGCAAAATCTAATGGATTTTCTTTTTTATCTTTTTCATCATCAATGGTGCGTTCACTAGCACCCGCTCTTAAATCTTCCAAAGATTGTCCACTTAGTTTTCCATACGCATCAAACGTACTTGTACGGTAATATACATCTCCACCAGAAACATAAGCAAATCCTTTTTCAATCAATTCTTCCACAAAAGCAATAATATCGTCAATAGAGTCCATAACACGTGGATTTAACGTTGCTTTTTTTATATTTAATAAAGATGTATCCGCATAAAACGCCTCAATAAACTTATCCGCAACCTCTCTAGGTGTTAAACCTAATTCATGCCCTTTGGCAATAATTTTATCATCAACATCTGTAAAATTAGAAACATACTTTACGGCATAGCCTCTATATTCAAAATAACGACGAATCGTATCAAAAGCTACCGTACTTCTTGCATTCCCAATATGAATATAATTGTAAACCGTAGGTCCGCAAACATACATGCTGATTTGTCCCTCATTTATTGGAACGAATGTTTCTTTTTGCTTTGTTAAAGTATTGTATAGCTTCATTTTTTCTACCTCCTACATATATCATGCCACCTAGTATCGCCAAAGAAACGACCGTTACCAATAGCCCTACACTAAATGCTTTAGGCACATAGACCATTTTAATACGATGTTGTCCACTTGCCATTGGAATTGCCATTAAACTATTCCAAACTTT contains:
- a CDS encoding cysteine--tRNA ligase; its protein translation is MKLYNTLTKQKETFVPINEGQISMYVCGPTVYNYIHIGNARSTVAFDTIRRYFEYRGYAVKYVSNFTDVDDKIIAKGHELGLTPREVADKFIEAFYADTSLLNIKKATLNPRVMDSIDDIIAFVEELIEKGFAYVSGGDVYYRTSTFDAYGKLSGQSLEDLRAGASERTIDDEKDKKENPLDFALWKSAKQGEISWQSPWGEGRPGWHIECSVMATKYLSNTIDIHAGGHDLIFPHHENEIAQSEAKTGKPFANYWLHNGFVTFDGEKMSKSLGNFVLAHDLLKQVNPQVVRLLLASAHYRHPLAFSENIIQEASNNLEKLKQAYRNLAHRLETASVEVAESDEVMRQTVQSHEEQFVIEMDDDINIPNGLTVIYQLVKDMNIYSEKEHINHDVAVFALERLKTLVSILGVELEEETLLDDDILALIEERRVARQEKNFKRSDEIRDYLKEQGIVLDDTPQGTRFRRI